Proteins encoded in a region of the Anopheles aquasalis chromosome 2, idAnoAquaMG_Q_19, whole genome shotgun sequence genome:
- the LOC126581257 gene encoding ATP-binding cassette subfamily G member 4-like, translated as MDILQQEMRGIALANLSETQSAPVYNSTTVPLHRKDSRNMDQAVIRNNTSSNGAFPSSNHDVEGHARPFQNLPAREPVDIQFKDVSYVVDLGFRKGQKEILHKVNGKFPGSQLIAIMGPSGAGKSTLLDVLSGYRKTGVEGAVYVNGRIRNLNSFRRMTCYITQDDRLQTLLTVLENMRIAADLKLGPEVSRHEKESIIEDILTVLGLYEHQFTITKRLSGGQRKRLSIALELINNPTIMFLDEPTTGLDSFSCNQVVDLLKRLAHQGRTIICTIHQPSAKLFQEFDQVYVLSNGECMYQGCTNSLVPFLQSVEMPCPVYHNPADYVIELACGEHGEDRIQRMVIEMGNGESTDWFADKRKILKLEQLRKKHPLKKIIEQSEELTATSQLHQLQVLIKRGIIKAKRDATLTHLRIGVNIIIAAMLGFLFIDAGNEGSRVLDNYNLLFSILMHHMMATMMLTVLTFPTEMGVILKEHFNRWYTLKCYYLSVSIIDIPLSVFCCLIFTVIIYLMSGQPMEWFRFGMFFTISLLIVMIAQSIGLTIGAWFNVVNGTFLGPVLTIPMMMFAGFGVTLRDLPSYLKWGSHISYLRYGLEGYVNAIYGENRETLDCELKPYCHYRYPAKFLSEISMEGDQFWKDVYALCFTLLFVRVLCYFCLRWKVVSVR; from the exons GCTAACCTCAGCGAAACGCAATCGGCCCCAGTTTACAACTCGACCACGGTGCCACTTCATCGCAAGGATTCGCGCAACATGGACCAAGCCGTAATCCGGAACAATACCAGCTCGAACGGTGCATTTCCCTCGTCGAACCACGACGTGGAGGGCCACGCACGACCCTTCCAGAATCTGCCGGCCCGCGAACCGGTCGATATTCAGTTCAAAGATGTTTCGTACGTTGTGGATCTCGGATTTCGCAAAG GCCAGAAGGAAATTCTACACAAGGTGAATGGCAAATTCCCGGGCTCGCAGCTGATCGCCATCATGGGACCGTCCGGGGCCGGCAAATCGACGCTGCTCGATGTACTGTCCGGTTACAGGAAGACCGGTGTCGAGGGTGCAGTGTACGTGAACGGTCGGATCCGCAATCTGAACAGTTTCCGGCGCATGACGTGCTACATCACGCAGGACGATCGGCTGCAGacgctgctgacggtgctggAAAACATGCGGATCGCAGCAGATCTCAAGCTTGGACCGGAAGTGTCCCGTCACGAGAAGGAATCAATC ATTGAGGACATTCTAACCGTGCTGGGATTGTACGAGCACCAGTTTACCATTACCAAGCGGCTCTCGGGTGGTCAGCGTAAGCGGCTGTCTATAGCGTTGGAGCTGATCAATAACCCCACGATCATGTTCTTGGATGAGCCAACCAC TGGTTTGGATAGCTTTTCGTGTAACCAGGTGGTGGATCTGTTGAAGCGACTTGCCCACCAGGGCCGTACGATCATCTGTACGATCCATCAACCATCGGCTAAGCTGTTCCAGGAGTTTGACCAGGTGTACGTCCTCTCGAACGGTGAATGCATGTACCAGGGATGCACCAACAGTCTGGTGCCCTTCCTACAGTCCGTCGAGATGCCATGCCCGGTCTATCACAATCCAGCCGATTATG TGATTGAACTGGCCTGCGGTGAACATGGTGAGGATCGCATCCAGCGCATGGTGATAGAGATGGGAAATGGCGAGAGCACGGACTGGTTCGCCGATAAGCGAAAGATACTGAAGCTGGAGCAGCTGCGGAAGAAGCATCCGCTGAAAAAGATCATCGAGCAGAGCGAAGAGCTGACGGCCACGTCGCAGCTGCATCAGCTGCAGGTACTGATCAAGCGAGGCATTATCAAGGCGAAGCGGGACGCTACCCTGACCCATCTGCGGATCGGcgtgaacatcatcatcgctgccaTGCTGGGATTCCTGTTCATTGACGCCGGCAATGAGGGTTCACGAGTGCTCGACAACTACAATCTGCTCTTCTCCATTCTGATGCACCACATGATggccacgatgatgctgacggTGCTGACAT TCCCCACCGAGATGGGTGTCATCCTGAAGGAGCACTTCAACCGATGGTACACGCTCAAGTGTTACTACCTGTCCGTCTCGATCATCGATATACCGCTGTCCGTGTTCTGCTGTCTGATcttcaccgtcatcatctACCTCATGAGCGGCCAGCCGATGGAGTGGTTCCGTTTTGGCATGTTTTTCACCATCAGCCTGCTGATCGTGATGATAGCGCAGAGCATCGGGTTGACGATCGGAGCGTGGTTTAACGTGGTG AACGGTACATTCCTTGGCCCCGTACTGACCATCCCAATGATGATGTTCGCCGGTTTCGGTGTAACGTTGCGCGATCTGCCGAGCTATCTCAAATGGGGCAGTCACATCTCTTATCTGCGGTACGGGTTGGAGGGCTACGTGAACGCAATCTACGGTGAAAACCGTGAGACGCTCGACTGCGAGCTGAAACCGTACTGTCACTACAG ATATCCGGCCAAATTCCTATCGGAGATCTCCATGGAAGGTGATCAGTTCTGGAAGGACGTGTACGCTCTCTGTTTCACGCTGCTGTTCGTCCGCGTCCTATGTTACTTCTGCCTTCGATGGAAGGTCGTATCGGTGCGGTAA